The Equus przewalskii isolate Varuska chromosome 5, EquPr2, whole genome shotgun sequence genome window below encodes:
- the LOC139083196 gene encoding uncharacterized PE-PGRS family protein PE_PGRS20-like: MVLAGGRARGDAGGGGGAAPGLGWELAGPWAAAAGAAAARAPAARARLGAALARRLRGVPLAPGSAPFIALLRDGGGGGDGQTSHCAGRTSSSSSFSSSASARRDPAQRVEGGGGREESRRVERLGEGGVGRREGRRAAAAGTLRSREKTPSARPRAGRGEAGEREGTTGGEEGNGELGKWAGPAGRGGGERGVAEGGRSKLPF, from the exons ATGGTGCTC gcgggcgggcgggcgaggGGCGACGctgggggcggcggcggcgcggcccccgggctgggctgggagctggcCGGCCCCTGGGCGgccgcggcgggggcggcggcggctcggGCTCCGGCGGCTCGGGCTCGGCTGGGGGCTGCGCTGGCGCGGCGGCTCCGCGGGGTCCCCCTCGCGCCCGGCTCAGCTCCCTTTATCGCGCTCCTCCgcgatggcggcggcggcggcgacggacAAACATCTCACTGCGCAGGCCGaacgtcctcctcctcctccttctcctcctccgcCTCAGCGAGACGAGATCCGGCCCAgagggtggaggggggaggagggagggaggagagccgTAGAGTGGAGAGATtgggggaagggggggtgggaAGACGGGAGGGGAGACGGGCGGCCGCGGCGGGGACGCTCAGATCTCGCGAGAAGACGCCGAGCGCGCGgccccgggcggggcggggcgaaGCCGGGGAGCGGGAGGGGACCacgggaggggaggaagggaacgGGGAGTTGGGGAAGTGGGCGGGGCCAgcggggcggggaggtggggaaaggggCGTGGCTGAGGGCGGGAGGAGTAAACTGCCTTTTTGA